The following coding sequences are from one Syntrophorhabdales bacterium window:
- the ruvB gene encoding Holliday junction branch migration DNA helicase RuvB, whose translation MIYEESDNFPDLLKPDRGADEEINSTLRPSILSEYIGQEKVVETLQIAIEAALQRNEPLEHILFNGPPGLGKTTLAHIIAKEMHTRIVTSSGPALEKGGDLMGVLTNLERGDVFFIDEIHRLPKVVEEFLYPAMEDFAVDFIFDKGVHARTHRFRLERFTLIGATTRSGLLSSPLRERFGIVRDLDFYEEKELVRIIKRSASILQVSIDEEGAYEIGRRARGTPRVANRLLKRVRDYAQVRAQGSITPSVATEALSLEGIDGHGLGDVDRKLLTTIIVNYKGGPVGIEAIAATLQLESDVLIEVVEPYLLKCGFVTRTSQGRKASEKAYLHLGFQTGVKGQNMELFGGAKKKE comes from the coding sequence GTGATCTACGAGGAAAGCGACAATTTTCCGGATCTGTTGAAGCCTGACAGGGGTGCGGACGAAGAGATCAACAGCACGTTACGGCCTTCCATTCTGTCGGAATACATCGGTCAGGAGAAAGTCGTTGAAACGTTACAGATAGCAATAGAGGCTGCACTGCAGAGAAACGAGCCGCTGGAGCATATCCTTTTCAATGGCCCTCCCGGACTGGGAAAGACCACGCTCGCTCATATCATCGCAAAGGAGATGCACACAAGAATCGTCACATCCTCAGGTCCTGCTCTCGAGAAAGGGGGCGACCTTATGGGGGTCCTCACAAACCTGGAACGGGGCGATGTCTTTTTTATTGATGAGATACACCGCCTGCCAAAGGTTGTTGAGGAGTTTCTCTATCCTGCGATGGAGGATTTCGCGGTTGACTTCATATTTGACAAAGGGGTGCACGCGCGGACGCACAGGTTCCGGCTGGAGCGCTTCACGCTCATCGGGGCGACCACGCGTTCAGGGCTTCTCTCTTCACCTTTACGTGAACGTTTTGGCATTGTGAGAGACCTCGATTTTTACGAAGAGAAAGAACTTGTCCGCATCATAAAACGCTCCGCGTCTATCCTTCAGGTATCCATAGACGAAGAGGGCGCGTACGAAATAGGCCGCAGGGCGAGAGGCACGCCGAGGGTCGCGAACAGGCTGCTTAAGAGGGTTCGCGACTACGCGCAGGTGAGGGCACAAGGCTCGATTACACCATCGGTCGCTACAGAAGCCCTCTCTCTCGAAGGCATCGACGGCCACGGATTGGGTGACGTGGACCGGAAACTCCTGACCACGATTATCGTCAATTACAAGGGTGGTCCTGTCGGCATCGAAGCGATCGCTGCGACGCTTCAACTGGAATCGGATGTGCTTATCGAAGTAGTCGAACCCTATCTCCTCAAGTGCGGTTTCGTGACTCGGACCTCCCAGGGCAGAAAAGCATCGGAGAAGGCCTATCTCCACCTCGGTTTCCAAACAGGCGTGAAGGGGCAGAATATGGAGTTGTTCGGAGGAGCTAAGAAAAAAGAGTGA
- the ruvA gene encoding Holliday junction branch migration protein RuvA has product MISYLEGRLKNINADRITLLVGGIGYELLIPAYVMSEIKRTAVIDGALGLHVSFHQTERQPKPVLIGFRSGLDKEFFELFISVEDIGPLAAVRALGRPVREIARFIEEKDTKALRQLKGIGERKAEKIVATLKGKVAKYALMPDVELPAAAPEDFRKEVEDVMVTQLGHKAYEARKMIEEALKRNPSISSSEELFEEVYRGQRS; this is encoded by the coding sequence ATGATTTCATACCTCGAGGGCCGTCTCAAGAATATAAATGCCGACAGGATCACCCTGCTGGTCGGCGGCATCGGCTATGAGCTGCTTATCCCTGCCTACGTTATGAGTGAGATTAAACGAACTGCAGTGATCGACGGCGCATTAGGGCTCCACGTCTCGTTCCATCAGACGGAGCGACAGCCAAAACCAGTCCTTATAGGATTCCGGTCGGGCCTTGATAAGGAGTTTTTCGAACTTTTCATATCTGTAGAAGACATAGGTCCGCTGGCTGCGGTCAGGGCACTTGGCCGCCCGGTGCGGGAGATAGCCAGGTTCATAGAGGAAAAAGACACGAAAGCGCTCCGCCAGCTGAAAGGAATAGGGGAGCGCAAGGCGGAAAAAATAGTAGCGACACTCAAAGGTAAGGTTGCAAAGTACGCGCTGATGCCGGATGTGGAGCTGCCTGCAGCTGCACCGGAAGACTTCAGGAAGGAAGTGGAAGACGTGATGGTCACGCAGCTCGGCCACAAGGCGTATGAAGCGAGGAAGATGATCGAGGAGGCGCTCAAGAGGAATCCTTCGATCAGCTCGTCGGAAGAGCTTTTTGAGGAAGTCTATCGGGGACAGAGATCGTGA
- a CDS encoding crossover junction endodeoxyribonuclease RuvC, with protein sequence MARDQRLTGRVLPDMIILGLDPGLASTGFGAIFCGEKSASLRAAGRIETLPRDPLAKRLGQVFEDINSLLVKLQPQLVAIENVFSLVRYPKAGILLGEVLGIIYLSAHQRGLPILEITPREVKNALVGSGSATKEQIKTATQRILGIRDLTSLHAADAIAVALTAYYRKGYAEFA encoded by the coding sequence ATGGCACGTGACCAACGGCTGACAGGTCGTGTTCTGCCTGATATGATCATTCTTGGTTTAGACCCCGGGCTGGCGAGTACAGGTTTCGGGGCAATTTTTTGTGGTGAAAAATCTGCGAGCCTGCGCGCCGCAGGCCGCATAGAAACCCTCCCTCGCGACCCTCTTGCCAAGAGATTGGGGCAGGTGTTTGAAGACATCAACAGCTTGCTGGTCAAACTGCAACCCCAGCTCGTGGCTATTGAAAACGTTTTTTCCCTTGTTAGATACCCGAAAGCCGGCATTTTGCTTGGTGAAGTTCTCGGGATAATCTACTTAAGCGCACATCAGCGTGGCCTTCCAATTCTCGAGATTACGCCGAGAGAGGTGAAGAATGCGCTGGTAGGCAGCGGTAGCGCTACGAAGGAGCAGATCAAAACGGCTACCCAGCGAATTCTCGGCATACGCGATCTCACCTCTCTTCACGCGGCTGACGCCATTGCCGTGGCGTTGACAGCTTACTACAGAAAGGGTTACGCTGAATTCGCATGA
- a CDS encoding RodZ domain-containing protein yields MPIDLAEIGHILKSTREGRGLSLEDVSTALFVRKSVIDAIESGQWTALPHLVYVRGYVVQYAKYLKVYERVAPILSAEEEPSGVRALTRIDDQPSPKVKDRKERPQLRRAILGGSVAVVAILTLLLFLHGQREVPMPPQYETVARNAPESQSSWPSNEMKKLMIACHERTWVRIVIDGAEKKEVMLNPEEVVMFTAKEKFDLLVGNAGGVKLFFDGKDTKFEGTSGEVKRITLP; encoded by the coding sequence ATGCCCATTGATCTTGCTGAAATCGGACACATCCTCAAGAGCACGCGGGAAGGAAGAGGGCTTTCCCTGGAGGACGTTTCGACCGCTCTCTTCGTGCGAAAATCGGTTATAGATGCGATTGAGTCGGGCCAGTGGACTGCTCTACCTCACCTTGTCTATGTAAGAGGCTATGTCGTACAGTACGCGAAGTACCTCAAAGTGTATGAGCGGGTGGCCCCGATCCTTTCTGCAGAAGAGGAACCTTCGGGTGTCCGCGCTTTAACTCGAATCGACGATCAGCCCTCGCCAAAGGTGAAAGACAGAAAAGAAAGGCCTCAGCTCAGGAGAGCGATCCTCGGAGGCTCGGTGGCTGTGGTCGCTATCCTGACGCTTCTCCTCTTTCTTCACGGACAGCGGGAAGTCCCCATGCCGCCGCAGTACGAAACCGTCGCACGCAATGCGCCGGAGTCCCAGTCAAGCTGGCCCTCAAACGAGATGAAGAAATTGATGATCGCCTGCCACGAGAGGACATGGGTGAGGATCGTGATCGACGGGGCGGAGAAGAAGGAAGTAATGCTCAACCCGGAAGAGGTTGTGATGTTTACAGCAAAAGAGAAATTTGACCTGCTCGTCGGGAACGCTGGCGGCGTCAAGCTCTTTTTCGATGGCAAAGACACCAAGTTTGAGGGTACGAGCGGAGAGGTGAAGAGAATTACCCTGCCGTAA
- a CDS encoding radical SAM protein — MSRQVFGPVPSRRLGFSLGVDPIPRKYCNFDCIYCQVGKTDRTETERKSFFDPEDILREVIEHLHDATQVDVITFSGSGEPTLNQDLGWMLREVKKRTDTALAVITNSSLLSREDVCNDLLAADIVLPSLDAAREETFRRINRPDPSISIESIVTGLHTFRKIYKGKIWLEIMFAKGINNTADELQHIREVIGSIPLEKVQLNTIMRPAPEQQAKALDVSELVTISETLGGPCEVICGFDKRSEGLGIDDWVAGLLATLARRAMTLDDVARATGVPTEEARKRLQRLEAQKVLRTVHQGNSLFYVLNEN, encoded by the coding sequence ATGAGCCGACAAGTGTTTGGACCGGTCCCGTCGCGGCGCCTCGGCTTCTCCCTCGGCGTGGACCCGATTCCCAGGAAATATTGCAATTTCGACTGTATCTACTGCCAGGTCGGGAAGACAGACCGCACAGAAACAGAGCGGAAAAGCTTTTTTGACCCGGAAGATATACTCAGAGAAGTGATAGAGCACCTCCATGACGCTACTCAAGTGGACGTTATTACTTTTTCCGGTTCGGGAGAACCGACACTCAATCAAGATCTTGGGTGGATGCTGAGAGAAGTGAAGAAGAGAACGGACACAGCGCTGGCGGTCATTACCAACAGCTCGTTGCTGTCCAGGGAGGATGTGTGCAATGATCTGCTTGCAGCCGATATCGTACTTCCCTCACTCGATGCAGCGCGGGAAGAAACATTCCGCAGGATCAATAGACCAGATCCTTCCATCTCTATCGAGAGTATAGTGACGGGGCTGCATACTTTTCGAAAGATCTACAAGGGGAAGATCTGGCTCGAGATCATGTTTGCAAAAGGGATAAACAATACAGCGGATGAGCTTCAGCACATCCGCGAAGTTATCGGAAGCATTCCGCTCGAGAAGGTACAACTCAACACCATTATGCGCCCGGCACCCGAGCAGCAAGCGAAGGCCCTCGATGTATCAGAGCTCGTTACGATCAGCGAGACACTCGGCGGTCCTTGCGAGGTTATTTGCGGCTTTGATAAGAGATCAGAAGGGCTGGGAATTGATGACTGGGTCGCGGGCTTACTTGCGACCTTAGCGCGGCGAGCCATGACGTTAGACGACGTGGCGAGGGCAACAGGCGTACCAACGGAGGAAGCAAGAAAACGTCTCCAGAGGTTGGAAGCGCAAAAGGTACTGCGCACGGTTCATCAAGGGAACTCGCTCTTCTATGTGCTGAACGAGAACTGA
- a CDS encoding YebC/PmpR family DNA-binding transcriptional regulator yields the protein MSGHSKWSTIKHKKGAADARRGKIFTKLIKEITTAARIGGGDLEANPRLRTAVLKAKAENMTKDNIEKAIKRGASPAEAGESYEEYIYEGYGPGGTAVLVEALTDNKKRTSAEVRHLFSKYGGNLAEAGSVSWIFSKKGYISFDKKNVDEDSIMELALETGAEDVKEDDGTLEVITDLAGFDKLKKAFEEKHMKYEVAELSMIPQTSVKLEGKHAETMVKLMEALEDSDDVQAVHANFDISAEEMERLSQ from the coding sequence ATGTCCGGCCATAGCAAATGGAGCACCATTAAGCATAAGAAAGGTGCCGCCGACGCCCGGCGGGGCAAGATATTTACCAAGTTGATAAAGGAGATCACCACTGCTGCACGTATAGGTGGTGGCGACCTTGAGGCCAACCCGAGGCTCAGAACCGCTGTCCTGAAGGCCAAGGCAGAGAATATGACCAAGGACAACATAGAAAAAGCCATCAAGAGAGGCGCCTCGCCTGCCGAGGCCGGCGAGTCCTATGAGGAATATATTTACGAAGGGTATGGCCCGGGAGGCACAGCAGTGCTCGTCGAAGCCTTGACCGACAACAAGAAGAGGACTTCAGCAGAGGTCAGGCACCTTTTCTCCAAGTACGGCGGTAACCTTGCGGAGGCGGGAAGCGTCTCGTGGATTTTTTCCAAAAAGGGCTATATTTCCTTTGACAAGAAGAATGTTGATGAAGATAGCATTATGGAGCTTGCGCTCGAAACAGGCGCAGAGGATGTGAAAGAGGATGACGGCACCCTAGAGGTGATCACAGACCTTGCCGGCTTCGACAAGCTGAAGAAAGCTTTCGAAGAGAAGCACATGAAATACGAGGTGGCAGAACTGAGCATGATACCGCAGACATCAGTAAAGCTGGAAGGAAAGCATGCTGAGACTATGGTAAAGCTTATGGAGGCTCTGGAAGACTCAGATGATGTTCAGGCTGTCCATGCCAACTTCGATATTTCCGCGGAAGAAATGGAGCGCCTCAGCCAATAA